Within Ischnura elegans chromosome 6, ioIscEleg1.1, whole genome shotgun sequence, the genomic segment tgccTTTAGAATGGTCCTATAAGACCCAGAGGATCAAATATCCTAGCAAGATCGGAAAGAACTGATCGTTTAGATACTCGGGCTTTACAATCGAAGTTCTTCGTGTCGAAATGGAAGACATCCGCGTTTGGATTCCAAAGAATTCCCAGGCTCCTGATGGTGTTGACACCTTCCGGACGAATCTGATAAGATGCCTCCCTGTGGTTCAAtggaattttcttcatcaatgcGGGATGATTAGAGCACCATTTTCGAAGCCTAAAACCTCCTCTTTCTAACAATGCGATAATTCCTTCTTGAACTTTCTCAGCCTCCTCGATCGAGTTGCTGCCTGTGAGGAGATCATCCACGTAGAAATCTTTCATCGCCACTGATGTAGCGCGAGGATCACGATGCGATTTTTTCCTTGGTGGATGGTCCTCTTCCTCTACGACTAACTCCATGTGCCCAAGATCTCCATATTCCTTCATGAATGAAGAATATGctaatttcctctcctcatcccttTGAAGTCGCTTCTCAATCATGATAAATCTGCGATTGGCGATTTGCTCAGAATCTCCAAGGTGACTGATGTCTCCTTTGATGGGTAGTCTAACGATGAAGCGCCCATCTGCCCCTCTTGTGgtgtttttcttgaaatgttcttcacATTTCACCTCTTCTCCTGAGAGTTTTGAAGCAGGTTTGCACTCCTCTAATTTCCAGAAGTTTTTTACCTGGTCTTCCAAGTTTGTCTCCACGCTAAAATggcatgatgatgacgatgacgctGTTGACGCCTCCCACTGGCATGGAAGACTGTATTGCTGGTGGAGACTGGATTGCTGTAGTGGACTGTATTTGTGTTGAAGACGGAATGAATGGTGCTGAATTTGCTGGTAGATTTATTTGCGGGAGCTTCACGGGAGCAACAACGTGGCCATTTTCTTTTGATTTGCTTGTGGTGGGTGATTGTATTATTTGTTCGGCCTTTGTGACGGCATCAAAATACGCGTCTTCGAATTCCTCCCACTCTCCGTCGCCTCCCGCATCCAATAATTCGATCTCCGATTGCACATCTTCGAAGGCCTGCCATAAATCCTTAAATTTCTCCAGGCGGAGACGCAATTGATGGATTCCATCAGGAATCTTAACACTTTCCACAAAGTTCTTAAATCTAGTGACTCTAGCCTTGATATGCCCGcgttttataattaattctttaattttctctgccatcgctGTGAGAAACGTGCCTTAATGGGTCAATTAGCAGTGGGGAATGAAAGGAAAGGATATGCACTCACTGCCTACCTTGTGCTTCGATGGCTGCGTAGTAATGCTGCGCTGCTGGTGCGCCGATGCCGCTGCGGTGACTGATGTGTCCTCCGCTGGTTGGATGACACCTCTCTGGAGATGCTGATTGATGAATAGTGCTGATGGTCCTCTGCTCTGAAGACCCCGATTTGAGTGTTTGCCGGGAGATGCCTCGCGATGAAATAATCTTGCGCCGATGCACAAAGATTCCAATTATGATTGCCGATCACTGGTgtgatccggcccgaaggaccaaaaatgttcgcgcaatccggcccgaaggaccaaaaatgttcgcgcaatccggcccgtaGGTGGCACAGAAGAAATGCGCGCGGGGATGTGTGCCCCGGGTTAcgatgaaatgaaaggcgaggacaccttcaatcgaatttgttttattcgcgcgcaactcgcggggaagcgcacgccgaaactccgcgtccacacgctcccggttTTCAGTGAACACTGACAAACacccacgccgtcggcgaggGCATCGATGCTAGGGTatgagggttactgaccctcgcttaacggcactccctcactccaaaagggtgtgagtcgagtccccttggcggagaccaagagaaagggggccgaaagggacttcgccgggcgttggaaaatcccgagggcgacgacactcgccgcaggggagggggggaaatacccaacagCGTCTGGGGGCTaatgatttgacttcgttgtcctccttacttttaaagtaagagctgagacctttccataAACTACATTGGAGaacgttgggaaatacattgtaaatacattagaaaaaattgggaaatactctgtaaaagttattcaccacatgttttgacacgcttggacacGTTTTAACGTGTCTTCATGTGTCTTGGCAGTCGCACTTACTGATGTTCATTTATGACATAAACCGGTGATCTATTCAGTACGTCGCACTCTTTCCTGCGTGTCGGGTTATAATCTTAcaagttctttctttattatTCTAGCATGTGTTCGATTTAGCGTGCTATTTAGCgagcgataaagtgttttctcgcgatcattcagcgatccttcaaaaatcatcccaattcacTTTGTAACACCTGTGGAAATTTAGTGTTTAAAGACTAAAGGAAAGCGATGACTGCGATTTTGCGAAAATCTTTtgaactttatttcgggtgtgaaattggtgaccaagacaaaCCGTGGGgccctaaattctgttgcagtggttgtcatagaagtctttgtgaatggctaaactggggaaatcgttccctaaatttcggagtgccaatggtttgagttgaattcacttgccatttaacgaattgctatttttgcgaaaccgaccctatgcacagtgggcggaaatcggaaaaagccggacaaaattacaaaatggctttgtttgagttataaacttgaaacttcgcaggtatactcagaaatgattgaaatttatggatatgtacttcatttgacatagatcctacccgttactgagatacagaggctcaaacgtgagcaaatttccataaaaacgcccgtcttcaattttctctgaaaatcttccaaagtaagtggatggtgaagttatgggtggattcttgcggaataaaaaaccacataatctgttggcatggtgttttttctttaattttccgtaatcttaaagaataccgtccataaattcttaccgtgcagtaacaaaatggcggatactgtttttcgacaaagttttacatttaggtagagtttcaaatgggttttcggcaaggtcgcgcggagtaacttatacgAGACCATTCTTTAAAGATTTCTGGAGGTATATATGcagttatttttgaaataagtttgcgtcgccggaaattacattgatttttcgaccgcgcggcagggttcgtcttcgcgcgtcgggagttggattagccgcgacgcggtaaggttattgaagctgtatgggttttaacgctcagcattcaccgtttttatgtttttcttcaagacaccgattctcaaatggtctatggtgaaggcAGTGGAGAATTTTCATCCGAGGTAAGTGcccgtttcattgaagttcatttcgttttctttggatacgatcgaagaccatacttctattaaaagcgttcaaacctcgaaaaagtgagttgttttcctgggactcatacaaaaagacctcccacaaagacaccagctgagacccttGTACCTTccttactctccgatccctgacccccaggatcctactgcgaaaacggtcgttttatgacagcGCGGAGCGGTCTTAACGGTCTTAACGGGGTGTTTCCACGGTAagttctagcttttttaaaatgtgcatcatactttcagttctactttgactgtggtgaaggaaagttgaGTTCTCTGGAGTGTGCAGACTTTGTGAAAGTGGTTTGAATTAGTTTGTGGAGAGTGCAATTTTTTTTCCGTCAACTGGTGCTGCGGTAGCGGTCAGCGGTAATTTAATTTGGCTATAAATCTGGCCATTTTTTCAGGTATGTgtttttttatcaacattttattCGTCTCCTCTCTTTCTTATCAATATTTCTCATTGTTCTATGAAAttgttataatttgtttttattaaattattttcaatatttattggaATGCCCATGTCTGTTACACATTTAGCACTCGTTTTTCCCCtagtactcattaggacattggctAACCATAGCTTCTAtaaatataatgtttatttttaaattttaaataggcTCCTTCCgcttttcaatgaaaaatgcCTCCTCACAGTATTACACGACTTgatatccataaaataatatttaaattggggaACAAATCATtcactcagaaaaaaaaatatttgctgcgtTATTTATCGCaaaggctgaatttaagacaagaccctgatgctctgaaattactcaatgacttcctgacaaaacgcatcttatcgccataccttaagaaatgggcagAGAGTTCACGAAACAATGGGCGATTTTTGTGTAGATACAAAAATTGGCTAGCTGAAaccataacatttccagaatttgttgtGCATCAcgttcccgatacttcaacgacagccggttggtattcttattttgtaaaaatctattcctttcaaattgattgattaaataaaattccacctTTAGCTTTATGttacaaatttcatattttatttgccaggCACTCCCGGGcgacaaaaaaaagaatttcgcACCTCATGTGTTAGATCACGTAGgcgaaaaattcaaactttaaaaactaatactaatactgctgagcttgctctcgcggcatctgtgagtttgagagagaaggGAGATACTGCAGCAGCTCAGCTAATTTCAGAAATAACAAccacgacccctactcgggctaagagagttcttacaaagtggaggacgagtaaAAAGGT encodes:
- the LOC124160387 gene encoding uncharacterized protein LOC124160387, with amino-acid sequence MIEKRLQRDEERKLAYSSFMKEYGDLGHMELVVEEEDHPPRKKSHRDPRATSVAMKDFYVDDLLTGSNSIEEAEKVQEGIIALLERGGFRLRKWCSNHPALMKKIPLNHREASYQIRPEGVNTIRSLGILWNPNADVFHFDTKNFDCKARVSKRSVLSDLARIFDPLGLIGPF